In a single window of the Paenibacillus sp. MMS20-IR301 genome:
- a CDS encoding helix-turn-helix domain-containing protein: MKALIVDDEARVRKAVRLLVDWEMHGIDEILEAGSGNEAIVLIRKEKPALVIMDMMMESGSGIELMTWVDEFAGSTKFIVVSGHNDFDFVRETVRHGGIDYILKPIEPDMINTAVSKAVTAWRSEDEERSQRQRQSIRLNEIKPIYGEKLLSALIDDRVNAEASLRRLTADGIIPQSATASQLLLVQTDSGNNPLLKRFGGDSELMYYAIVNICNEFLQPQNKGIAFRYWGGPPEIAILLWDAREPVAELISRINQGLYRTLQLRMHFGISTAGSLPGQLQLQRTEAAEALLRRNLLRHEDYCHFPPDDGAGRPGGSGGLAAAPEPEAALSFADVQEDWRMAVISGTSEAISAAAQHWTHELGRRGVVTPQMLNAWKADALLFRSRLVRDTLGTGAGSALPELEQADLQNPAPQPSGYSFSLFAWRDWSFTLMQQLSQLLSARKMKERNPIAEIIKYIEQNYPSDLSLQEIAGKFFVSREYISRKFKQEYGINFSDYIGSVRIEKAKLLMQNPNLKLVQISEMVGFHDVKYFSKVFKKQVGCSPKDYRVQTEH, from the coding sequence ATGAAGGCACTGATCGTAGATGACGAAGCAAGGGTCCGGAAGGCCGTGAGGCTGCTCGTGGACTGGGAAATGCACGGGATCGATGAAATTCTCGAGGCCGGGAGCGGCAATGAAGCCATAGTGCTGATCCGCAAGGAGAAGCCGGCACTGGTAATCATGGATATGATGATGGAATCGGGCAGCGGCATTGAGCTGATGACCTGGGTGGATGAATTCGCAGGCAGCACCAAATTCATTGTGGTCAGCGGGCATAATGACTTCGACTTTGTCCGCGAGACCGTCCGCCACGGCGGCATAGACTATATTCTTAAGCCGATTGAGCCTGATATGATTAACACTGCGGTATCCAAGGCGGTGACTGCCTGGCGCTCCGAGGACGAGGAGCGCAGCCAGCGCCAGCGCCAGAGCATCCGGCTGAACGAGATCAAGCCGATCTACGGGGAGAAGCTGCTCTCCGCGCTGATTGATGACAGGGTCAATGCCGAGGCCTCACTGCGCAGGCTTACTGCGGACGGAATCATCCCGCAGAGTGCCACAGCCTCACAGCTGCTTCTCGTGCAGACCGACAGCGGCAACAATCCGCTGCTGAAGCGGTTCGGCGGCGACAGCGAGCTGATGTACTACGCGATCGTTAATATCTGCAATGAATTTCTGCAGCCGCAGAATAAAGGCATTGCCTTCCGGTACTGGGGCGGCCCGCCGGAGATTGCCATCCTGCTCTGGGATGCCCGGGAGCCCGTTGCCGAACTGATTAGCCGGATTAACCAGGGGCTCTACCGCACCCTGCAGCTGCGCATGCATTTCGGCATCAGTACCGCCGGCTCCCTGCCGGGGCAGCTGCAGCTGCAGCGCACAGAGGCCGCCGAAGCGCTCCTCCGGCGCAATCTGCTAAGGCATGAGGATTACTGCCATTTCCCCCCGGATGACGGCGCAGGCAGGCCGGGGGGCAGCGGCGGCCTTGCTGCTGCCCCTGAGCCGGAAGCGGCACTTAGCTTCGCTGATGTCCAGGAGGATTGGCGGATGGCGGTCATCAGCGGGACATCCGAGGCTATCTCCGCTGCCGCCCAGCACTGGACCCATGAGCTGGGCCGCCGGGGCGTTGTCACCCCGCAGATGCTCAATGCCTGGAAGGCCGATGCCCTGCTGTTCCGTTCCCGGCTGGTCCGGGATACACTGGGGACCGGGGCGGGCAGCGCCTTGCCGGAGCTGGAGCAGGCCGATCTGCAGAATCCGGCTCCGCAGCCGAGCGGCTACTCCTTCTCCTTGTTCGCCTGGCGTGACTGGTCCTTCACACTGATGCAGCAGCTCTCACAGCTGCTCTCTGCAAGGAAGATGAAGGAGCGTAACCCGATTGCCGAGATTATTAAGTATATCGAGCAGAATTATCCGTCTGATCTCTCGCTGCAGGAGATTGCCGGCAAATTCTTCGTCAGCCGCGAGTATATTTCACGCAAGTTCAAACAGGAATACGGCATTAATTTCTCTGATTACATCGGCAGCGTCCGCATTGAGAAAGCCAAGCTGCTGATGCAGAATCCCAATCTCAAGCTGGTGCAGATCTCGGAAATGGTCGGATTCCATGATGTTAAATACTTCAGCAAGGTGTTCAAGAAACAGGTCGGCTGCTCACCGAAGGATTACCGGGTGCAGACGGAGCATTGA
- a CDS encoding SGNH/GDSL hydrolase family protein, whose product MMIKDNGGVLSQPEFTSATAVSAAANQIMNAAEPFTHTYRTYIRLRENGSLTLKFWHSNSVDSTWDLGAESAASEPGGSWSIEAAYVADGGSVPDGSVVPGSQVPVTFAGEASRHVEPGERFWSDEAVLELPEGHLLAFTWTLKTEAAGKSIPFNVEGMLVSGYDVPGHLAAQETAAFFSVSDKLQVLPGYIGYKKQVAKKLVFLGDSITQGVRTQKDAYSYWAARIAEGLGTEYGLWNIGSGWGRAYDVATDGAWLHKAEQGDEVLIVLGVNDLDIGARTADELLGDLTHIISRIKEAQPEAAVILSTVPPFNFEGAREEHWRKVNDTILNSPPAGVDRVFDIAAVLSVPSPAEHRIRPEYMSDEFDPHPNGTAGKAVADAFLAWYKGTAEL is encoded by the coding sequence ATGATGATTAAAGATAACGGCGGCGTGCTAAGCCAGCCGGAGTTCACTTCGGCAACAGCGGTATCTGCCGCAGCCAATCAGATTATGAATGCAGCAGAGCCGTTTACCCATACCTACCGGACCTACATCCGCCTGCGGGAGAACGGCAGCCTGACGCTGAAGTTCTGGCACAGTAACAGCGTAGATTCCACCTGGGATCTGGGGGCGGAGTCTGCTGCCAGTGAACCGGGCGGCAGCTGGAGCATTGAAGCAGCCTATGTGGCCGATGGCGGGTCTGTGCCGGATGGCAGTGTCGTGCCAGGCTCCCAGGTCCCGGTTACTTTCGCGGGTGAAGCCTCCCGGCATGTGGAGCCGGGCGAGCGGTTCTGGAGCGATGAAGCCGTTCTGGAGCTGCCGGAAGGGCATCTGCTGGCCTTCACCTGGACGCTGAAGACAGAAGCCGCCGGCAAGTCGATCCCTTTCAACGTAGAGGGGATGCTGGTCTCCGGCTACGATGTGCCGGGCCATCTGGCCGCGCAGGAAACGGCAGCTTTCTTCAGCGTATCTGATAAGCTGCAGGTATTGCCCGGTTATATCGGCTATAAGAAGCAGGTAGCGAAGAAGTTGGTGTTCCTGGGCGATTCCATTACCCAGGGGGTCCGGACGCAGAAGGATGCTTACAGCTATTGGGCGGCAAGAATTGCGGAAGGCTTAGGAACAGAGTACGGACTGTGGAATATCGGCTCCGGGTGGGGCAGAGCCTATGATGTTGCCACTGACGGCGCATGGCTGCACAAGGCGGAGCAGGGGGATGAGGTGCTGATTGTCCTTGGAGTAAATGATCTGGATATCGGAGCACGTACGGCAGATGAGCTGCTGGGTGACCTTACGCATATCATCTCCAGAATCAAGGAAGCGCAGCCTGAAGCCGCTGTAATTCTCAGCACTGTGCCGCCGTTCAACTTTGAAGGAGCACGGGAAGAGCATTGGCGCAAGGTGAATGATACTATTCTTAACAGCCCGCCTGCAGGTGTGGACCGGGTGTTTGATATCGCTGCGGTGCTGTCTGTCCCTTCACCGGCGGAGCACAGAATCCGGCCGGAGTATATGAGCGACGAATTCGATCCGCATCCGAACGGTACTGCCGGCAAAGCAGTAGCAGATGCTTTTTTGGCGTGGTACAAAGGGACTGCGGAACTCTAA
- a CDS encoding sugar ABC transporter permease — MRSHKLSQMGQQLFFVGPAVLFFTIVMIIPFLMGMYYSFTDWNGVSGNVSWVGFDNFKNIFTNDPDFWSSFWFTVRFTLLGVILTNVVGFFLAYLLTKPLKTRNMLRTIFFMPNVIGGLLLGFIWQFIFIKGFATLGDSTGWSFFNLPWLGDATTGFWAIVMVFVWQSSGYLMVIYIASLSNVSKEVLEAADIDGASPFQVLRSIVVPLIMPAVTIGLFLAISWSFKMFDLNLSLTKGGPFKSTESVAMNIYNEAFLNNRYGLGTAKALLFFVIVAIITMIQVRVTKSKEVEA; from the coding sequence ATGCGCAGCCATAAGTTGTCCCAAATGGGTCAGCAGCTTTTTTTCGTTGGCCCGGCAGTATTGTTCTTTACCATCGTGATGATTATTCCGTTTCTGATGGGGATGTATTATTCCTTCACCGACTGGAACGGGGTATCGGGTAATGTAAGCTGGGTAGGATTTGATAACTTCAAAAATATTTTTACGAATGATCCGGATTTCTGGTCATCGTTCTGGTTTACTGTAAGATTTACGCTGTTAGGTGTAATTCTAACTAATGTGGTCGGGTTCTTCCTGGCTTACCTGTTGACTAAACCTCTCAAGACGCGCAATATGCTCCGGACCATCTTTTTCATGCCTAACGTAATCGGGGGCTTGTTGCTTGGTTTTATATGGCAGTTTATCTTTATCAAAGGATTCGCCACACTGGGTGATTCCACCGGCTGGTCTTTCTTCAACCTTCCTTGGCTCGGTGATGCAACTACCGGCTTCTGGGCGATCGTCATGGTCTTCGTATGGCAGTCTTCCGGTTATCTGATGGTTATCTATATCGCTTCACTCAGCAACGTATCCAAAGAAGTGCTTGAAGCAGCTGATATCGACGGCGCTTCACCGTTCCAGGTGCTCCGCAGCATCGTTGTACCGCTAATCATGCCTGCAGTGACGATCGGATTGTTCCTGGCCATCTCCTGGTCCTTCAAAATGTTCGATCTCAACCTGTCGCTGACGAAGGGCGGACCGTTCAAATCTACGGAATCCGTAGCCATGAACATCTATAACGAAGCCTTCCTGAACAACCGTTACGGACTGGGTACAGCGAAAGCACTGCTGTTCTTCGTAATTGTAGCGATCATCACCATGATTCAGGTCCGTGTTACGAAGAGCAAGGAGGTTGAAGCTTAA
- a CDS encoding YjcZ family sporulation protein translates to MSGCANVGGLVTSTTTILVLYILLVIILRTF, encoded by the coding sequence ATGAGCGGTTGCGCAAATGTCGGAGGTCTGGTTACTTCCACAACTACAATTCTGGTCCTTTATATTCTGCTGGTGATTATTCTCAGAACGTTCTAG
- a CDS encoding carbohydrate ABC transporter permease produces the protein MNTATKSRWNIAIEVLMILLALLFLAPFYFLLANSVKSFGEILSNAASWPQEFMWSNYSNAWKLARFGEAFRNSLIVTVISVILISLFSAMAAYRMVRADTKFNKILLLLFVAAMVVPFQTIMIPILKVVNVLGVNNSIPGLLMTNLGLSIPMAIFLFHGFIKSVPLEIEEAATVDGCNPVTVFFRIVLPLLKPMLMTTIVLNALGIWNDYLLPSLILQAPGLRTIPLATFSFFGQYTKQWDMALPALTIGVAPIVIFYLFMQRYIVEGIAAGSVKG, from the coding sequence ATGAATACTGCAACAAAAAGCAGATGGAACATCGCGATTGAAGTACTGATGATCCTGCTGGCGCTGCTCTTCCTTGCTCCGTTCTATTTCCTGCTGGCGAACTCCGTGAAATCCTTCGGGGAAATTCTCAGCAATGCGGCAAGCTGGCCGCAGGAGTTCATGTGGTCCAACTATTCAAATGCCTGGAAGCTGGCACGTTTCGGTGAAGCCTTCCGCAACTCGCTAATTGTAACGGTAATCAGTGTTATTCTGATCTCCCTGTTCAGCGCGATGGCGGCGTACCGTATGGTCCGGGCAGACACGAAATTCAACAAAATCCTGCTGCTGCTGTTCGTAGCGGCGATGGTCGTTCCCTTCCAGACGATCATGATTCCAATTCTGAAGGTAGTCAACGTCCTGGGCGTAAATAACTCCATTCCGGGGCTCCTGATGACCAACCTTGGCTTAAGTATTCCGATGGCGATCTTCCTGTTCCACGGGTTCATCAAATCGGTGCCGCTGGAAATTGAAGAGGCGGCTACGGTCGACGGCTGTAACCCGGTTACTGTCTTCTTCCGGATCGTGCTTCCGCTGCTGAAGCCCATGCTGATGACGACCATCGTCCTGAACGCACTGGGGATCTGGAATGACTACCTGCTGCCGTCCCTGATTCTTCAGGCACCCGGACTGCGGACCATTCCGCTGGCAACCTTCTCCTTCTTCGGGCAATACACGAAGCAATGGGATATGGCGCTTCCGGCACTTACGATCGGCGTAGCACCTATTGTGATTTTCTATCTGTTCATGCAGCGTTACATTGTTGAGGGAATAGCGGCTGGCTCGGTGAAGGGTTAA
- a CDS encoding histidine kinase, protein MKWNSIRTKLIVFLLLPTLICIIGTMFVSYSYTTNSLRTRAVDENKNLLYQGYKNISSLIQEINRMSLSVYSDSNFYRLLESGHDDLSSDIAIYNSLSYISTSLEDIAQVYLYGVKDGKATLITDNTTPKRWLGSTPYEESGLTGRSPVSVQSTHISNPYGLKLPLVQFVPEPVFTLHRRIERIPTTEALGFLSIDVRLSALSEIMDQLYEQKQENIYLVDSSGLLVYGKDTGSLGKPLNAAWYSRQTADTSGSQGYFEQDGSVFIYQKIEAPGLHWTLIKQIPVSYLFREAKEAAGINILLLFLLMGMIIALTIFISFRITAPIKQLTRYMSQVQTGNLEIDIRPAGKDEIGVVTEHFRSMMDTINNLILREYRLELTNKTNELRALQSQINPHFLNNTLQIIGTLALELKVPQIYGLLSALAKMMRYSMYNDEKVVTIENELDHVKAYIELQKERFENKFSFRYDMEDTLLAALMPKMILQPIVENYFKHGFNLARTDGWIEITAARLSPERMEICILNNGLPIPAARLETLRKELEQPRAAEPDVLKNTGKDVYSKRDAPGTGIGLGNVLARLRLVCGDNALLTVDNLKAGGVIIRLEIDILVESERI, encoded by the coding sequence ATGAAATGGAACAGTATCCGCACGAAATTAATCGTTTTTTTACTCCTGCCGACATTAATCTGTATTATAGGCACCATGTTTGTCAGCTATTCGTATACGACAAATTCGCTGAGAACCCGGGCTGTCGATGAGAACAAAAATCTGCTCTATCAGGGCTATAAGAACATTAGCAGCCTGATCCAGGAGATCAACCGGATGTCGCTGAGCGTATACTCCGACTCTAATTTTTACCGGCTGCTTGAATCCGGCCATGATGATCTGTCCTCGGATATCGCCATCTATAATTCGCTTAGCTACATTTCCACTTCACTGGAAGATATCGCGCAGGTATACCTGTACGGCGTCAAGGACGGCAAAGCAACGCTGATTACCGACAACACCACGCCCAAACGCTGGCTGGGAAGCACTCCGTATGAGGAATCCGGCCTTACCGGCAGATCCCCGGTTTCCGTGCAAAGCACCCATATCAGCAACCCTTACGGGCTGAAGCTGCCCCTGGTGCAGTTTGTCCCGGAGCCGGTGTTTACGCTGCACCGCCGGATTGAACGGATCCCTACTACCGAAGCGCTTGGCTTCTTATCGATTGATGTCAGGCTGAGCGCACTTTCCGAGATTATGGATCAGCTGTACGAGCAGAAGCAGGAGAATATCTACCTCGTCGACAGCTCCGGACTGCTGGTGTACGGCAAGGATACCGGTTCACTCGGCAAACCTTTGAATGCCGCCTGGTACAGCAGGCAGACCGCTGACACCAGCGGTTCCCAGGGGTATTTCGAGCAGGACGGCTCCGTATTCATCTATCAGAAAATCGAAGCCCCGGGGCTGCACTGGACCCTGATCAAGCAGATTCCCGTCTCTTATCTGTTCCGTGAAGCGAAGGAGGCCGCAGGCATCAACATTCTGCTGCTCTTCCTGCTGATGGGGATGATCATCGCCCTGACGATCTTCATCTCGTTCCGGATTACCGCTCCCATCAAGCAATTGACCCGTTATATGAGCCAGGTGCAGACCGGGAATCTGGAGATTGATATCCGCCCGGCGGGTAAAGATGAGATCGGCGTGGTCACCGAGCATTTCCGCAGCATGATGGATACGATCAACAATCTGATTTTGCGGGAGTACAGGCTGGAGCTGACCAATAAGACCAATGAGCTCAGGGCGCTGCAGTCGCAGATTAACCCCCATTTCCTGAACAATACTTTACAGATTATCGGCACGCTTGCTCTGGAGCTGAAGGTACCGCAGATTTACGGGCTGCTCTCGGCACTGGCCAAGATGATGCGCTACAGCATGTACAATGATGAGAAGGTTGTAACCATAGAGAATGAGCTGGACCATGTCAAAGCTTATATTGAGCTGCAGAAGGAGCGTTTTGAAAATAAGTTCAGTTTCCGCTACGATATGGAGGATACGCTGCTTGCGGCGCTGATGCCCAAGATGATTCTGCAGCCGATCGTAGAGAATTACTTCAAGCACGGCTTCAATCTGGCCCGCACAGACGGCTGGATTGAGATTACCGCAGCCAGGCTCTCCCCGGAGAGGATGGAGATCTGCATCCTTAATAATGGACTCCCGATTCCGGCCGCCCGGCTGGAGACGCTGCGCAAGGAGCTGGAGCAGCCCAGGGCTGCAGAGCCGGATGTGCTTAAGAATACCGGGAAGGATGTCTACAGCAAACGGGATGCTCCCGGTACCGGAATCGGGCTCGGAAATGTACTGGCACGGCTGCGGCTGGTATGTGGGGACAACGCCCTGCTTACCGTCGATAATCTTAAGGCCGGCGGGGTAATCATCCGGCTGGAAATTGATATATTAGTGGAGAGTGAACGGATATGA
- a CDS encoding extracellular solute-binding protein — protein sequence MMKKRSAVMLSSVMLMSVVLAACGGNTNNNASNSATNGSAGNTSGEVKTVKVFQFKTEIVEGLNELKVEFEKEYPNIKLDIQTVGGGADYAAALKTKFASGDAPDIFSNGGYAEMELWGDKLEDLSDQPWVKDLIPLAAEPMTKDGKTYGMPMNLEGIGYVYNKDLFAKAGITETPKTISELEEAAKKLQAINVIPFGNAYQEWWLLGIQGISVAFAQQDNVDEFISGLNAGTSTIVGNQKFKDWSNLLNLTVKYGQKNPLTTDANTHLAMFANGETAMMQEGNWAQTLVDNITPDMNIGMFPMPINDDAAMNDKLSVGVPSNLVVNKDSASKEEAKTFLNWLVTSDMGKEYISKKWKFIPALSTIPVTAEDVGLLGSDVWNYVQEGKVYGLQASKFPDGVTQEFASSIQELIAGKVDEAGWETSMQAAWDKLKK from the coding sequence ATGATGAAGAAACGCTCTGCAGTGATGCTGTCCAGCGTAATGCTGATGTCTGTCGTGCTTGCGGCATGCGGTGGCAACACTAACAATAATGCTTCAAACAGTGCAACAAATGGAAGCGCTGGCAATACTTCCGGTGAAGTGAAAACGGTTAAAGTATTCCAGTTCAAAACCGAAATCGTTGAAGGCCTGAACGAGCTGAAGGTTGAATTCGAGAAAGAATATCCTAACATCAAGCTGGATATCCAGACTGTAGGCGGCGGCGCTGACTATGCGGCAGCCCTGAAGACCAAATTCGCTTCCGGCGATGCTCCTGATATTTTCAGTAACGGCGGTTACGCTGAAATGGAACTATGGGGGGACAAGCTCGAGGATCTGTCCGATCAGCCTTGGGTGAAGGATCTGATTCCATTGGCAGCTGAGCCAATGACCAAGGATGGTAAAACCTACGGTATGCCGATGAACCTTGAAGGTATCGGTTATGTCTACAATAAAGACCTGTTCGCCAAAGCCGGAATCACAGAAACTCCAAAAACTATCTCCGAGCTGGAAGAAGCGGCTAAGAAGCTGCAGGCTATCAACGTAATTCCGTTTGGTAACGCTTATCAGGAATGGTGGCTGCTGGGTATCCAGGGCATCAGCGTAGCTTTTGCACAGCAGGATAATGTAGATGAATTCATCAGCGGCCTGAACGCCGGAACCTCCACTATCGTAGGCAACCAGAAGTTCAAGGATTGGAGCAACCTGCTTAACCTGACTGTGAAATACGGCCAGAAAAATCCTTTAACTACTGACGCTAATACTCACCTGGCTATGTTCGCTAACGGCGAAACAGCTATGATGCAGGAAGGCAACTGGGCACAGACGCTGGTTGATAATATTACTCCTGACATGAATATCGGTATGTTCCCTATGCCTATCAACGACGACGCTGCAATGAACGACAAGCTGTCTGTAGGCGTGCCGTCCAACCTGGTTGTCAACAAGGATTCCGCATCCAAGGAAGAAGCTAAGACTTTCCTGAACTGGCTTGTAACTTCTGACATGGGTAAAGAATATATCTCGAAAAAATGGAAGTTCATCCCTGCTCTGTCGACTATTCCAGTAACTGCTGAAGATGTAGGTCTGCTTGGTTCGGATGTATGGAATTATGTTCAAGAAGGTAAAGTATACGGCCTGCAGGCTTCGAAATTCCCTGATGGTGTAACCCAGGAATTCGCGAGCTCCATTCAAGAGCTGATCGCAGGTAAAGTAGATGAAGCCGGCTGGGAAACAAGCATGCAAGCGGCTTGGGACAAGCTGAAGAAATAA